In Candidatus Defluviibacterium haderslevense, the following are encoded in one genomic region:
- a CDS encoding hydroxymyristoyl-ACP dehydratase, which yields MLKDDFFFISHFSQKESNILLFEIKLNKDHEIFDGHFPDFPIVPGVFTLQMIKELTEYHLNLSMNVISINKLKFLTPINPNEHINLQVEINYTFSESEVYINTASIFSGQITFFKLIKAVYKY from the coding sequence ATGCTCAAAGATGATTTCTTCTTCATTAGTCATTTTTCACAAAAGGAATCTAATATACTCCTATTTGAAATAAAATTAAATAAGGATCACGAAATATTTGATGGACACTTTCCTGATTTTCCTATTGTTCCTGGTGTATTTACATTGCAAATGATTAAAGAATTAACTGAATATCATTTAAATTTATCGATGAATGTTATTTCAATTAACAAGCTAAAGTTTTTAACTCCAATAAATCCAAACGAACATATCAATCTGCAGGTTGAAATTAATTATACTTTTTCTGAGTCTGAAGTATATATTAATACTGCTTCTATATTTTCAGGTCAAATCACTTTTTTTAAGCTTATTAAAGCTGTTTATAAATATTAA
- a CDS encoding outer membrane lipoprotein carrier protein LolA: protein MSKFSLSFLFIACFSLVNAQPSGYKIVKDLNPFKTKFNQESQSIFSITSDFTQTKNLKMLAEKIVSKGQFSFKKNNKVRMEYLTPYKYLLVINNNTIYIKKDNKLNTYSAKSNKAFNQINKLILECVQGTVINNKDFNTSLFENETIFLLQLIPNKKEMKSLFQTIQIYIDKKNYTVNKLNLIEISGDNTELQFTNKVLNPSLSDDIYILK, encoded by the coding sequence ATGAGTAAATTTAGCTTATCGTTTTTATTCATTGCTTGTTTTTCCTTGGTCAATGCTCAACCCTCGGGATATAAAATAGTCAAAGATCTCAACCCATTTAAAACTAAATTTAATCAAGAATCACAGTCGATTTTTAGCATAACTTCAGATTTTACACAAACGAAAAATTTAAAAATGCTTGCTGAAAAAATTGTCAGCAAAGGCCAATTCTCATTTAAGAAAAACAATAAAGTTCGTATGGAATATCTCACACCATATAAATACTTACTTGTTATTAATAATAATACAATTTATATTAAAAAGGATAATAAATTAAACACCTATTCTGCAAAAAGCAACAAAGCATTTAATCAAATTAATAAATTAATACTGGAATGCGTTCAAGGAACTGTTATTAATAATAAGGATTTTAATACATCATTGTTTGAAAATGAAACCATTTTTTTGCTTCAATTAATTCCAAATAAAAAAGAAATGAAGAGTCTCTTTCAAACAATTCAAATTTATATTGATAAAAAAAATTATACAGTTAATAAACTAAATTTAATAGAAATATCTGGTGATAATACAGAACTCCAATTCACCAATAAAGTCTTAAATCCATCTTTATCCGATGATATTTATATTTTAAAATAA
- a CDS encoding polysaccharide deacetylase family protein, whose product MTFLLSIHFFVSIPLIIFLITNIAFIILIVYGSAYIGSNFFIPILTQGNNQKKCIAISFDDGPSPLYTNNILDILKNHNTPATFFCIGKNIEQNKNLLLKMDQEGHIIGNHTYNHPFHFGLLSKKKVKVELLSNSVLIEQIIHKKIKLFRPPFGVTNPNIAAAIKELNFIPIGWSARSLDTISKDPQKLLNKIKKQLEPGAVFLFHDTQFVITQVLSPFIEYCYNEGYQIIPISKLLNCNPYE is encoded by the coding sequence ATGACTTTCTTATTATCAATCCATTTTTTTGTATCGATACCACTTATAATATTTTTAATCACCAATATTGCCTTTATAATACTTATTGTATATGGCTCCGCATATATCGGTTCGAATTTTTTTATACCTATTTTAACTCAAGGAAATAATCAAAAAAAATGTATTGCTATCAGTTTTGATGACGGTCCGTCCCCTTTATATACTAATAACATCTTAGATATTCTGAAAAACCATAATACACCAGCTACTTTTTTTTGTATTGGAAAAAATATTGAGCAAAATAAAAATTTGCTATTGAAAATGGATCAAGAAGGTCACATAATAGGAAATCATACTTATAATCATCCATTTCACTTTGGTTTATTAAGTAAAAAGAAAGTTAAAGTAGAACTTTTATCCAATTCAGTATTAATTGAACAAATCATTCATAAAAAAATAAAATTATTCAGACCTCCCTTTGGAGTAACAAATCCCAATATTGCCGCAGCCATCAAAGAATTAAATTTTATTCCTATTGGTTGGAGTGCCAGATCTTTGGATACCATTTCTAAAGATCCACAAAAGTTATTAAATAAAATTAAAAAGCAATTAGAGCCAGGAGCCGTTTTTTTATTTCATGATACCCAATTTGTAATCACTCAAGTCTTAAGCCCATTTATTGAATATTGCTATAATGAAGGCTACCAAATTATTCCAATTTCGAAATTATTAAATTGCAACCCATATGAGTAA
- a CDS encoding beta-ketoacyl synthase chain length factor, with the protein MDIYINGIGNISSDSSVHDASNKLLAIEPNYSVYIDAKLIRRMSKMVKMGVTASLMALKTAKQNKPEAIIVGTGFGCLDDTNSFLNQMIENKEEALSPTPFIFSTHNSLAGQIALLHKCQGYNATYVHRNISFESALMDAQLLLQEQSYNTVLVGGADETTEASYKILSRLGHFCSLPVESNSTTNSSKPYAGEGSSFFVLSNQKTETSYAKILSIKTLSFKTIDQIYTALKSIFTANQVSNVDLVLSAHNGDPNDDRISQHLLSSFDFESKYFAFKSVCGEYNTASAFALYIASSILTNTSILGIEYSKITDNKSIKSILIHNHYRNTHHSFILLSAC; encoded by the coding sequence ATGGATATTTATATCAATGGGATAGGAAATATTTCTTCAGATTCATCCGTTCATGATGCCTCCAATAAGTTATTAGCCATTGAACCCAATTATAGTGTTTATATCGATGCCAAACTTATTCGTAGAATGAGCAAAATGGTTAAGATGGGTGTTACTGCTTCCTTAATGGCTCTTAAGACTGCAAAACAAAATAAACCTGAAGCCATTATCGTTGGTACTGGGTTTGGTTGTCTGGATGATACCAATTCCTTTTTAAATCAAATGATAGAAAATAAAGAAGAAGCTCTAAGTCCAACACCTTTTATTTTCTCAACTCATAATTCCTTAGCTGGACAAATTGCATTATTGCATAAATGTCAAGGTTATAATGCAACCTATGTTCATCGAAATATTTCTTTTGAATCAGCTTTAATGGATGCTCAACTCTTATTGCAGGAACAATCATATAATACTGTACTTGTTGGTGGTGCTGATGAAACGACAGAGGCCAGTTACAAAATTTTAAGTCGTTTAGGTCATTTCTGTTCGCTTCCTGTTGAATCTAATTCCACAACAAACAGTAGTAAACCATACGCTGGAGAAGGTTCGTCTTTTTTTGTACTTTCGAATCAAAAAACTGAAACCAGCTACGCAAAAATATTATCTATTAAAACACTTTCCTTTAAAACGATTGATCAAATCTATACCGCACTAAAATCAATATTTACTGCAAACCAAGTTAGTAATGTTGATCTTGTTTTAAGTGCTCACAATGGTGATCCTAATGATGACAGGATAAGTCAACATCTATTATCTTCGTTTGATTTCGAATCTAAATATTTTGCTTTCAAATCTGTCTGCGGAGAATATAATACTGCAAGTGCCTTTGCTTTATATATTGCATCTTCCATATTAACTAACACATCCATCCTTGGTATAGAATATTCAAAAATTACAGATAATAAATCCATTAAATCAATACTTATTCATAATCATTATAGAAACACCCACCACTCATTTATACTTTTAAGTGCATGTTAA
- a CDS encoding beta-ketoacyl-[acyl-carrier-protein] synthase family protein, translating to MTSDNHVYIGGLGIISAIGNNISETIQSFKEHRSGIHSTTYLETRHNHTFPLGEVKLSNSELAQQLNLSPKLSRTILLSYHAVLETLSHISMDKLHELNVGFISASTVGGMDKTETFFESYNQDPESGDLSQVIHHDNGKATDYVASKFGIHDFVTTLSTACSSSANAIMLGTRLIKANQLDVVIAGGVDALTRFTLNGFNSLMILDKNQCKPLDQDRQGLNLGEGAAYVLLLNEKAVTFLGLSSSVVVSGYSNSNDSYHQTALSDDGQGPFLAMQGAIKKANIQPGQIDYINMHGTGTQNNDQAESQAVKNLFQDNIPPVSSTKSFTGHTLGASGAVEAVISVLAIQHHFIPPNYNFNSSIEPFHISPVTKIQENVKLTHVLSNSFGFGGNCSSLIFSSL from the coding sequence TTGACTTCAGATAATCATGTTTATATAGGTGGCCTTGGTATTATTTCCGCAATTGGAAATAATATTTCGGAAACGATACAAAGTTTTAAGGAACACAGATCTGGAATTCATTCAACCACATATTTAGAAACACGACATAATCATACATTCCCTCTAGGAGAAGTCAAATTAAGCAATTCAGAATTAGCTCAGCAGCTCAATCTATCACCGAAATTAAGCAGGACTATACTATTAAGTTATCATGCAGTTCTAGAAACCTTATCTCATATTTCAATGGATAAATTACACGAGCTAAATGTTGGTTTTATTTCTGCAAGTACTGTAGGGGGAATGGATAAAACAGAAACTTTTTTTGAGTCTTATAATCAGGATCCTGAATCCGGTGACCTTAGTCAGGTGATTCACCATGATAATGGAAAAGCAACAGATTACGTAGCTTCAAAATTTGGTATCCATGATTTTGTGACTACATTAAGTACTGCTTGTTCTTCTTCTGCAAATGCCATCATGCTTGGTACCCGTTTAATTAAAGCTAATCAACTTGATGTGGTTATTGCTGGTGGAGTAGATGCATTGACCCGGTTTACTTTAAATGGATTTAATTCCCTTATGATTCTTGATAAAAATCAATGTAAACCGTTGGATCAGGATCGTCAAGGACTTAATTTAGGTGAAGGCGCTGCCTATGTTTTACTTTTAAACGAAAAAGCAGTGACTTTCCTAGGCTTATCAAGTTCTGTTGTTGTTTCTGGTTATAGTAATTCAAATGATTCGTATCACCAAACGGCTCTTTCAGATGATGGCCAAGGTCCTTTTTTAGCTATGCAAGGCGCTATAAAAAAAGCCAATATCCAGCCTGGTCAAATAGATTACATTAATATGCACGGCACAGGTACTCAAAATAATGATCAGGCAGAAAGTCAGGCAGTAAAAAATTTATTTCAAGATAACATTCCACCTGTAAGTTCTACGAAATCTTTTACTGGACACACGCTCGGTGCGAGCGGCGCAGTAGAAGCTGTCATTTCTGTTTTAGCAATTCAACATCATTTTATTCCACCAAATTATAATTTTAATTCCAGCATTGAACCCTTTCACATATCACCTGTAACGAAAATTCAAGAAAATGTTAAACTAACTCATGTTCTTTCCAATTCGTTTGGCTTTGGTGGTAATTGTTCTTCACTCATCTTTTCAAGCTTATAA
- a CDS encoding acyl carrier protein, which yields MHELMSKLKQQIVEQLNLKDVKPEEIGDDQPLFMEGLGLDSIDALELIVLLQQQYGIKLTRAEDGPSVFKSVSTMAHYIMEHKK from the coding sequence ATGCATGAGTTAATGTCAAAATTAAAACAACAAATTGTAGAACAATTAAATCTAAAAGATGTCAAGCCAGAAGAAATAGGTGATGATCAACCTTTATTTATGGAAGGACTAGGCTTGGATTCGATTGATGCACTTGAACTCATCGTTTTGTTACAACAACAATATGGTATTAAGTTAACTCGTGCTGAAGACGGACCATCCGTTTTTAAATCTGTGTCTACAATGGCTCATTATATTATGGAGCATAAAAAATAA
- a CDS encoding 3-oxoacyl-ACP synthase, whose translation MTHTHLKMIKCCSIKNNTIYIDHQTVYHTTEESFDSFIELAYRNFKFNYPKFFKMDRLAKLGFIAAEFLLQGQSLLSRYAPDKIGLILANQSSSLDTDLKYADLMHQGIPSPATFVYTLPNIVNGEICIRHGIKGENTFFISDDFEINTQVDYIMSLFHQHHIDACIGGWVELLDNQYECFMYLVEANQDLTVPEFSINNIQNNYYKSQSYA comes from the coding sequence ATGACCCACACGCATCTCAAAATGATCAAGTGCTGTTCTATAAAAAACAATACCATTTATATAGATCATCAGACTGTGTATCATACTACAGAAGAATCTTTCGATTCCTTCATTGAATTAGCTTATCGGAACTTTAAATTCAACTACCCTAAGTTTTTTAAAATGGATCGACTCGCCAAACTGGGTTTTATAGCGGCTGAATTTCTATTGCAGGGTCAATCCCTTTTATCCCGATATGCCCCGGATAAAATCGGCCTCATTCTCGCTAACCAAAGTTCAAGCTTAGATACAGATCTAAAATATGCTGACTTAATGCATCAAGGAATTCCAAGTCCTGCTACTTTTGTCTATACACTTCCCAATATCGTCAATGGTGAAATCTGTATCAGACATGGTATCAAAGGTGAAAATACTTTTTTCATTTCTGATGATTTCGAAATCAATACTCAGGTAGACTATATAATGAGTTTATTCCATCAACATCATATTGATGCTTGTATTGGTGGATGGGTTGAACTATTGGATAATCAATATGAATGCTTTATGTATTTAGTTGAAGCCAATCAAGATCTAACTGTTCCGGAATTTTCGATAAATAACATTCAAAATAATTATTATAAAAGTCAATCATATGCATGA